In a single window of the Pontibacter russatus genome:
- a CDS encoding transposase: MKRRHLSADEKLSILSEAEKKGITATIRKHGIYSNTFYQWKEKLDTGGKEALASKHHKVAPEVKRLQKENRQLKEMLAEKELDLRIKEELLKKALPESRQDHNCRGIHPAGIPSIQSSAAVRFEQKLLLLFSLLWKERPQSQHRHAGQGRHPLRQ, encoded by the coding sequence ATGAAAAGAAGACACTTGTCAGCAGACGAGAAACTAAGCATACTATCAGAAGCCGAAAAAAAAGGAATAACGGCCACTATCCGTAAGCATGGCATCTACAGCAACACCTTTTATCAGTGGAAGGAGAAGTTGGATACGGGCGGCAAGGAGGCCTTGGCCAGCAAGCACCACAAAGTTGCACCAGAGGTAAAGCGCCTGCAGAAGGAGAACCGGCAACTCAAGGAGATGCTGGCAGAGAAGGAGCTGGACCTGCGCATTAAAGAAGAGCTGCTAAAAAAAGCTCTGCCAGAAAGCAGACAAGATCATAATTGCCGTGGCATTCATCCGGCAGGGATACCCTCTATACAAAGTTCTGCCGCTGTGCGGTTTGAGCAAAAGCTCCTACTATTATTCTCCCTCTTGTGGAAAGAGAGGCCGCAAAGCCAGCACCGGCACGCAGGGCAAGGGCGGCATCCTCTACGGCAATGA
- a CDS encoding HAD family hydrolase, giving the protein MHSVFQTETGNFYVELTQIKNIIFDLGGVIINLDINRSIEALQKLCKANCQIAYNQREQSQLFDMLETGASSPEQFRAGLREAYGITASDEEIDAAWNAMLLDIPQERIDLLLDLGRKYRLFLLSNTNAIHQKRFNEIVAHSFTIPSLDSLFEQAYYSHLIGKRKPDALVFEEIIAMNKLQKHETLFIDDSIQHIESANKVGLQTLHLQPPLTINQFFKDAVV; this is encoded by the coding sequence TTGCATTCAGTATTTCAAACAGAAACGGGAAATTTTTACGTGGAGCTGACACAAATAAAGAATATAATTTTCGACCTGGGCGGTGTCATCATCAACCTCGACATCAACCGGAGTATTGAAGCGCTGCAGAAACTGTGCAAGGCCAACTGCCAAATCGCTTACAATCAGCGGGAACAGTCGCAGTTGTTCGATATGCTGGAAACGGGTGCCAGTTCCCCGGAGCAGTTCCGCGCCGGGCTGCGCGAGGCCTACGGCATCACCGCCTCCGACGAGGAAATAGACGCGGCCTGGAACGCCATGCTGCTCGACATCCCGCAGGAGCGCATCGACCTGCTGCTGGACCTGGGCAGGAAGTACCGCCTTTTCCTGCTCAGCAATACCAACGCCATCCACCAGAAGCGCTTCAACGAGATTGTAGCGCACAGCTTCACCATCCCCAGCCTCGACTCGCTGTTTGAACAGGCCTATTACTCGCACCTGATCGGCAAGCGCAAGCCGGACGCGCTGGTGTTTGAGGAGATCATCGCCATGAACAAGCTGCAGAAGCACGAAACACTGTTCATCGACGACAGCATCCAGCACATCGAGAGCGCCAATAAAGTTGGGTTGCAGACCCTGCACCTGCAGCCGCCCCTTACCATCAACCAGTTTTTCAAGGATGCCGTTGTCTGA
- a CDS encoding site-2 protease family protein yields MPLSEQQRTYTLHLLLFCLTLVTTTIAGTEWRFGKLFFLGPQGFDWTGTITWAEFMGGLYFSIPFLGVLTVHEFGHYFTARFYRTNVSLPYYIPLWFGITFSLGTMGAFIRIRERIFSRRQFFDIGVAGPIAGFAVAVPLLFYAFTHLPPPEYIFHIHPEYKRFGLDYAQYVYDDNAGSFSLGRNLLFMGFERFVADPALLPNQYEIIHYPLVFAGYLALFFTALNLLPIGQLDGGHVLYGLIGYARFNRLSPIFFTLFITYAGLGIVSPHSEPLWTEDLLVVLAPFAYWAFSKILDNKRYGLIAALSMLLLQYGLSGILPEFSAHIWLWGFYMLYLVFVLQPATPRLRYALYLAGAVLLVQVLISFAFPEADGYSGWLVFGLLLARVMGIFHPSCPDERPLTPLRKALGILAIVIFVLCFSPSPFIIG; encoded by the coding sequence ATGCCGTTGTCTGAGCAGCAGCGCACGTACACCCTGCACCTGCTGCTCTTCTGCCTTACCCTTGTTACCACCACCATCGCGGGCACGGAGTGGCGCTTCGGCAAGCTGTTTTTCCTGGGGCCGCAGGGCTTCGACTGGACGGGCACCATCACGTGGGCCGAGTTCATGGGCGGCCTCTACTTTTCAATTCCCTTCCTCGGCGTGCTGACGGTGCATGAGTTCGGCCATTATTTTACCGCCCGGTTCTACCGCACCAATGTCTCGCTGCCCTACTATATACCGCTGTGGTTCGGCATCACGTTCTCGCTGGGCACCATGGGGGCCTTTATCCGGATAAGGGAGCGCATATTCTCCCGGCGGCAGTTTTTCGACATCGGCGTCGCCGGGCCGATTGCTGGTTTTGCGGTGGCCGTTCCGCTGCTGTTTTACGCCTTCACGCACCTGCCGCCGCCGGAGTACATCTTCCACATCCATCCGGAGTACAAGCGCTTCGGGCTGGACTATGCGCAGTACGTGTACGACGATAACGCAGGCAGCTTTTCGCTGGGGCGCAACCTGCTGTTCATGGGCTTCGAGCGCTTCGTGGCCGACCCGGCCCTGCTGCCCAACCAGTACGAAATCATCCATTACCCGCTGGTGTTTGCCGGCTACCTGGCCCTTTTCTTCACGGCACTCAACCTGCTGCCCATCGGCCAACTGGACGGCGGGCACGTGCTCTACGGCCTGATCGGCTACGCCCGCTTCAACCGCCTCTCCCCCATTTTCTTTACCCTGTTTATCACTTATGCCGGGCTTGGCATCGTGTCGCCGCACAGCGAGCCCTTGTGGACCGAGGACCTGCTGGTGGTGCTTGCGCCTTTCGCGTACTGGGCTTTCAGCAAAATACTGGACAACAAGCGTTATGGCTTGATCGCGGCCCTGTCGATGCTGCTGCTGCAGTACGGCCTTTCCGGGATACTGCCGGAGTTCTCGGCCCATATATGGCTGTGGGGATTTTATATGCTGTACCTGGTGTTTGTGCTGCAGCCCGCCACTCCCCGGCTGCGGTACGCCCTGTACCTGGCGGGCGCTGTGCTGCTGGTGCAGGTGCTGATTTCATTTGCCTTCCCCGAGGCGGACGGCTACAGCGGCTGGCTGGTGTTCGGGCTGCTGCTGGCGCGGGTGATGGGCATCTTCCATCCCTCCTGCCCCGACGAACGGCCCCTCACCCCGTTGCGCAAGGCGCTGGGCATCCTGGCCATTGTCATTTTTGTCCTTTGTTTCAGCCCCTCGCCGTTTATAATCGGGTAG
- a CDS encoding rhodanese-like domain-containing protein has product MITSSTDITAEELKQRLSKGETPIIIDVREDWEYQESNIASSKLIPLGTLPQRLDELEEYKNQEVIVHCRSGARSANAKAFLQQQGFSNVRNMLGGILAYNG; this is encoded by the coding sequence ATGATCACTTCATCAACAGACATCACCGCAGAAGAGCTGAAGCAGCGCCTGAGCAAGGGCGAGACGCCGATTATAATTGACGTGCGGGAGGATTGGGAATACCAGGAATCGAACATTGCCAGCTCTAAACTTATCCCACTGGGCACGCTGCCGCAGCGCCTCGACGAGTTGGAGGAATATAAAAACCAGGAAGTGATCGTGCATTGCCGCTCCGGCGCCCGCTCCGCCAATGCCAAAGCGTTCCTGCAGCAGCAGGGCTTCAGCAACGTCCGCAACATGCTGGGCGGCATCCTGGCGTATAATGGCTGA
- a CDS encoding T9SS type A sorting domain-containing protein, translated as MRKTLALLLLMLWFGAAAMAQAVLRPLQQEARAVQAYKPSLLRTAAVALPFFDDFAASSGSPDAARWLAEGGVYINNRYALAPVTINVASFDGLNALGQPYAPGSSSAGASDTLTSQPIQLGSLNPRDSLYLSFYWQSGGLGDVPDRTESNLRYLALEFKDRTGVWREVWRQAAVGEVTDFVQVFVGVKDPAFLHDAFQFRFRNVGLRNGLADVWNLDYIELYKNRRKGERITRDIGISQGVSKLLQHYTAMPARQFRASPEGALAEEVRTTVNNLGGLPGAISWRGYIRNVDEGAVSTFLRGQDLVPAVARQYEITGAPGLGGVAVPREGHFTLLHGIQLDTKEPDPLQRANDSTERKTVFADYYAYDDGTAEAGFSFVGTGNTQVAQRFDLSEPDQLRAFRVYFPRIGSRDLTNTPLSFRIWAGTDSVPGEVLHQQGFQIQYTDTLNEFYEVQLTKPVPVEGSFYMGWSQNGNTFVNIGFDRNEPMPGRRFIYTPSEGWEPETTLEGAVMMRPVLVGEALGIEDEVAAATLLVFPNPSSGEVYINEPYEHITVFDMTGKKVYSQPAQALAQPIILRHLAPGLYTLRIQTREAVVIKKLMLHKL; from the coding sequence GGCGCAGGCCGTGCTGCGGCCGCTGCAACAGGAGGCGCGTGCAGTCCAGGCCTATAAGCCCTCCCTGCTCCGCACGGCAGCCGTTGCGCTTCCTTTTTTTGATGACTTCGCCGCCTCATCCGGAAGCCCCGACGCGGCGCGCTGGCTGGCAGAGGGCGGGGTATATATAAACAACCGCTACGCGCTGGCCCCCGTCACCATCAACGTGGCCTCTTTCGATGGGCTGAATGCCCTCGGGCAGCCGTATGCCCCTGGTTCCTCCAGCGCCGGTGCCTCCGACACACTCACCTCACAGCCCATCCAATTGGGAAGCCTCAACCCCCGCGACTCCCTATACCTCAGCTTCTACTGGCAGTCGGGAGGCCTGGGCGATGTGCCGGACCGGACGGAGAGCAACCTGCGCTACCTCGCGCTGGAGTTTAAAGACAGGACCGGCGTCTGGCGCGAGGTGTGGCGGCAGGCGGCCGTGGGCGAGGTGACAGATTTCGTGCAGGTGTTTGTGGGGGTGAAGGACCCGGCTTTTCTCCATGATGCCTTTCAGTTCCGTTTCCGCAACGTGGGGCTGCGCAACGGCCTGGCCGATGTGTGGAACCTGGATTACATAGAGCTCTACAAAAACCGGCGCAAGGGCGAGCGCATCACCCGCGACATTGGCATCAGCCAGGGTGTGAGCAAGCTGCTGCAGCACTACACCGCCATGCCCGCGCGGCAGTTCCGGGCCAGCCCGGAAGGCGCGCTGGCGGAGGAGGTACGCACCACCGTCAACAACCTGGGCGGACTGCCGGGGGCCATCAGCTGGCGCGGCTATATCCGGAACGTGGACGAAGGCGCTGTGAGCACCTTCCTGCGCGGCCAGGACCTGGTGCCTGCCGTAGCCCGGCAATATGAGATTACCGGAGCCCCCGGCCTGGGCGGCGTTGCCGTGCCGCGCGAAGGCCATTTCACCCTGCTCCACGGCATCCAGCTGGACACCAAGGAACCTGACCCGCTGCAGCGCGCCAACGACAGCACCGAGCGCAAAACTGTGTTCGCCGACTACTACGCTTACGACGACGGCACGGCCGAGGCGGGTTTCAGCTTTGTGGGCACGGGCAACACACAGGTGGCGCAGCGCTTCGACCTGAGCGAGCCGGACCAGCTGAGGGCTTTCCGGGTGTACTTCCCGCGCATCGGCAGCAGAGACCTGACAAATACTCCGCTCTCTTTCCGGATATGGGCCGGCACCGACAGCGTGCCCGGCGAGGTGCTGCACCAGCAGGGTTTCCAGATACAGTACACCGACACGCTGAACGAATTTTACGAGGTGCAACTCACCAAGCCGGTGCCGGTAGAGGGAAGCTTTTACATGGGCTGGTCGCAGAACGGCAACACCTTCGTCAACATCGGCTTCGACCGGAACGAGCCGATGCCGGGCCGCCGCTTTATATATACGCCCAGCGAGGGCTGGGAACCTGAAACAACCCTGGAAGGCGCCGTTATGATGCGCCCGGTGCTGGTGGGGGAGGCCCTGGGGATTGAAGACGAGGTAGCCGCCGCTACCCTGCTCGTGTTCCCGAACCCGAGCAGCGGCGAGGTATATATAAACGAGCCCTACGAACACATCACCGTCTTTGATATGACCGGGAAAAAGGTATATAGCCAGCCTGCCCAGGCACTGGCGCAGCCAATTATCCTGCGCCACCTGGCACCTGGGCTGTATACTTTGCGTATTCAAACCAGGGAAGCAGTTGTCATCAAGAAACTAATGCTACATAAACTATGA